The following proteins come from a genomic window of Streptomyces sp. GS7:
- a CDS encoding amidase yields the protein MAELHDLTALEQAEGIRTGRISPVELTEHYLARIDRLDDTLGAFLTRTPEIARKQAADAESEAAAARREGRALPPLFGVPVPVKDLHQVAGVRCTMGSRALADRIAETDDHVVGKLRDAGTILLGKTNTPEFGLPCYTENALAPPARTPWDLTRSAGGSSGGAAAAVAGGLAPVAHASDGGGSIRIPASLCGLYGIKPSRGRISPGPLLHDVSGLSTSGPLARTVADAATLLDVMAGPMPGDPYAAPALPPGETFAGHARRDPGRLRIAVLTEAPVAGAEVHADCRAAVAETTALLAELGHECEELAIPADEDILLAFTRVWSVMAALRPVPPESEEKLMPLTRYLRARGAAISGPAFAGSLHAFRMLGQTVADGLMPPDTGYDVILSPTVAAPPPLVGALRDDADPQAEFAAIGRFTPFSALFNVTGQPAVSVPLHWTAQGLPIGVMLAGRYGDEATLISLSAQLERARPWAARTPSVW from the coding sequence ATGGCCGAACTGCACGATCTGACCGCACTCGAACAGGCCGAGGGGATCCGCACGGGCCGGATCTCCCCCGTCGAGCTCACCGAGCACTACCTCGCGCGGATCGACCGGCTGGACGACACCCTGGGCGCCTTCCTCACCCGCACCCCGGAGATCGCCCGGAAGCAGGCCGCGGACGCCGAGAGCGAGGCCGCCGCGGCCCGCCGCGAGGGGCGCGCGCTCCCGCCGTTGTTCGGCGTCCCGGTGCCCGTGAAGGACCTCCACCAGGTCGCCGGGGTGCGCTGCACGATGGGCTCGCGGGCGCTGGCCGACCGGATCGCGGAGACCGACGACCATGTCGTCGGCAAGCTGCGGGACGCCGGCACGATCCTGCTCGGCAAGACCAACACACCCGAATTCGGGCTGCCCTGCTACACGGAGAACGCGCTCGCGCCGCCCGCCCGCACCCCCTGGGACCTGACGCGCTCGGCGGGCGGCTCCAGCGGCGGAGCGGCCGCGGCGGTCGCCGGGGGACTCGCGCCGGTCGCCCATGCCAGCGACGGCGGCGGCTCGATCCGGATCCCCGCCTCGCTGTGCGGGCTCTACGGCATCAAGCCCAGCCGCGGCCGGATCAGCCCCGGCCCGCTGCTGCACGACGTCTCGGGCCTGAGCACCTCGGGCCCGCTGGCCCGTACGGTCGCCGACGCGGCCACGCTCCTGGACGTCATGGCGGGCCCGATGCCCGGCGACCCGTACGCCGCCCCGGCGCTGCCGCCCGGCGAGACCTTCGCCGGCCACGCCCGCCGCGACCCGGGCCGGCTGCGGATCGCGGTGCTCACCGAGGCCCCCGTGGCGGGCGCCGAGGTGCACGCCGACTGCCGGGCCGCGGTCGCCGAGACCACCGCACTGCTGGCCGAACTCGGCCACGAGTGCGAGGAGTTGGCCATCCCCGCCGACGAGGACATCCTCCTCGCCTTCACCCGCGTGTGGTCCGTGATGGCCGCCCTCCGCCCCGTCCCACCGGAGAGCGAGGAGAAGCTGATGCCGCTCACCCGCTATCTGCGGGCCCGCGGCGCCGCGATCAGCGGCCCGGCCTTCGCGGGGTCCCTGCATGCCTTCCGGATGCTCGGCCAGACCGTCGCCGACGGCCTGATGCCGCCGGACACCGGCTACGACGTGATCCTCTCCCCCACCGTGGCCGCACCCCCGCCCCTGGTGGGCGCGCTGCGCGACGACGCCGATCCGCAGGCCGAGTTCGCCGCCATCGGGCGGTTCACCCCGTTTAGCGCGCTCTTCAACGTCACCGGCCAGCCCGCGGTCAGCGTCCCGCTGCACTGGACGGCACAGGGCCTGCCGATCGGCGTCATGCTGGCCGGCCGCTACGGCGACGAGGCCACGCTGATCTCGCTCTCCGCCCAGCTGGAGCGGGCCCGTCCGTGGGCGGCCCGCACCCCGTCCGTCTGGTAG